One genomic segment of Intestinimonas butyriciproducens includes these proteins:
- the tgt gene encoding tRNA guanosine(34) transglycosylase Tgt: MFKVIKTEGCARRGEFSCAHGGVVQTPVFMNVGTQGAIKGAVSAHDLKEIGCQIELSNTYHLHLRPGDDVVRQMGGLHKFMDWDGPILTDSGGFQVFSLAGLRKITEEGVTFASHIDGRRIFMGPEESMRIQSNLGSDIAMAFDECVENPATYEYVKPSCERTLRWLERCKAEHDRLNALPGTVNPHQMLFGINQGGTYADLRIWHMKEIAKLGCDGYAVGGLAVGEPTQTMYDMIEAVEPFMPADKPRYLMGVGTPSNIIEGVARGVDFFDCVMPARNARHAKLFTWEGALNIKNEKYKLDERPIDPNCQCPACRSFSRSYIRHLFAAGEMLGMRLAVLHNLWFYNELAARIRAALDEGCFSAFREAYSRKLETRI, from the coding sequence GTGTTCAAGGTCATCAAGACGGAAGGCTGTGCGCGGCGCGGCGAATTTTCCTGTGCCCACGGCGGTGTGGTCCAGACCCCGGTTTTTATGAATGTCGGTACACAGGGCGCCATCAAGGGTGCGGTGTCCGCCCACGATCTGAAAGAGATCGGGTGCCAGATCGAGTTGTCCAATACGTACCACCTGCATCTACGGCCGGGAGACGATGTGGTACGGCAGATGGGTGGTCTCCATAAATTTATGGACTGGGACGGGCCGATCCTCACGGATTCCGGTGGATTTCAGGTGTTTTCTCTTGCAGGGCTCAGAAAAATTACCGAAGAAGGCGTTACATTTGCCTCTCATATCGATGGCAGGCGCATTTTTATGGGGCCGGAGGAATCCATGCGGATCCAGTCCAATCTGGGTTCTGATATTGCCATGGCCTTTGATGAGTGCGTGGAAAATCCGGCCACCTATGAGTATGTGAAGCCCTCCTGTGAGCGCACGCTGCGATGGCTGGAGCGGTGCAAAGCGGAGCACGATCGCCTGAATGCACTGCCCGGCACGGTCAATCCCCACCAGATGCTCTTCGGCATCAATCAGGGCGGAACTTATGCCGACCTGCGCATCTGGCATATGAAAGAAATCGCCAAGCTTGGCTGCGACGGGTATGCCGTCGGGGGATTGGCGGTGGGGGAGCCCACCCAGACCATGTACGACATGATCGAGGCAGTGGAACCCTTCATGCCCGCGGACAAGCCGCGTTATCTGATGGGAGTCGGTACGCCCTCCAATATCATTGAGGGCGTGGCGCGGGGCGTAGACTTCTTCGACTGCGTTATGCCGGCCAGAAATGCCCGACATGCGAAGCTCTTTACATGGGAAGGCGCGCTCAACATCAAAAATGAGAAATACAAACTCGACGAGCGGCCCATCGATCCAAATTGTCAGTGTCCAGCCTGCCGTTCTTTTTCTCGTTCTTACATCCGTCATCTTTTTGCCGCGGGTGAGATGCTGGGGATGAGACTGGCTGTCCTGCATAATCTCTGGTTTTATAATGAGTTGGCCGCCCGCATCCGCGCCGCACTGGATGAAGGGTGTTTTTCCGCATTCCGCGAAGCATATTCCCGAAAATTGGAGACCCGGATTTAG
- a CDS encoding DUF1858 domain-containing protein: protein MATITKDTIIGDILDIAPETAPVFLSIGMHCLGCPSSRGETVEQACMVHGVDVDALLEKINALVPAAK from the coding sequence ATGGCTACCATCACCAAAGATACCATCATCGGCGATATTCTGGATATTGCGCCGGAGACCGCTCCGGTTTTCCTGTCCATCGGGATGCACTGCCTGGGCTGTCCCTCTTCCCGCGGGGAGACTGTGGAACAGGCCTGCATGGTCCATGGCGTGGATGTTGACGCTCTGTTGGAGAAGATCAACGCGCTGGTGCCCGCCGCAAAATAA
- the xerD gene encoding site-specific tyrosine recombinase XerD codes for MDYLKGYEAYLTTEKKASENTLSSYLRDVRQFSEYCQRETLELTETTTGDVERYAKYLMSRGKSVSTVTRAVASLKSFFGYLYREGYIDANPARGVAPTKVERKLPQILTSKEVELFLEQPECTDAKGYRDHAMLELLYATGIRVSELIDLDMEHLSLSGGFLRCVGKGKERIIPLYPAAVKALGDYLRDVRPQLVEDETETALFVNMNGRRMSRQGFWKIIKHYQEKAGIKKEITPHTLRHSFAAHLLENGADLRSIQEMLGHADISSTQIYAQLVKQKLKDVYIKAHPRA; via the coding sequence ATGGACTATTTAAAGGGTTATGAGGCATATCTCACAACTGAAAAAAAGGCGTCTGAGAATACGCTCAGCTCTTATCTGAGAGATGTCCGGCAGTTTTCCGAATACTGTCAGCGGGAGACATTGGAGTTGACGGAGACGACCACGGGGGACGTGGAACGATACGCCAAATATTTAATGAGCCGCGGAAAGTCGGTATCCACCGTTACTAGGGCGGTGGCTTCTCTCAAGTCCTTTTTTGGGTATTTGTATCGGGAGGGATATATCGACGCCAATCCGGCCCGCGGAGTGGCTCCCACCAAGGTCGAGCGAAAGCTCCCGCAGATTTTGACCAGCAAAGAGGTCGAGTTGTTTCTGGAGCAGCCGGAGTGTACCGATGCCAAGGGATATCGGGACCATGCCATGCTGGAGCTGCTCTATGCCACCGGGATACGGGTGAGTGAACTCATCGACTTGGATATGGAGCATCTCAGCCTCTCCGGCGGTTTCTTGCGCTGTGTGGGGAAGGGAAAAGAGCGCATCATTCCCCTCTATCCCGCGGCAGTTAAGGCGCTGGGCGACTATCTGCGGGATGTACGCCCTCAATTGGTGGAAGACGAGACGGAGACGGCCCTTTTTGTCAATATGAACGGCAGGCGTATGTCCCGGCAGGGCTTTTGGAAAATCATCAAGCACTATCAGGAGAAGGCCGGAATCAAAAAGGAGATTACGCCTCATACGCTCCGCCACTCCTTTGCGGCCCATCTGCTGGAAAATGGGGCGGATCTGAGGTCGATCCAAGAAATGCTGGGACATGCGGACATCTCTTCCACACAGATCTATGCACAACTGGTCAAACAGAAATTAAAGGACGTCTACATCAAGGCGCACCCGCGGGCTTGA
- the yajC gene encoding preprotein translocase subunit YajC: MLGTVGMLVVMLAIFYFMLIRPENKKKKELAKMRSELAVGDEITTIGGIIGTICAVKEESIVIETSADRVRIEFAKWAISTKGAQTTETTK; this comes from the coding sequence ATGTTAGGCACGGTTGGTATGCTGGTTGTCATGCTGGCTATCTTCTACTTCATGTTGATCCGGCCCGAAAACAAGAAGAAGAAAGAGCTGGCAAAAATGCGCAGCGAACTGGCGGTAGGGGATGAGATCACCACTATCGGCGGAATCATCGGTACGATCTGCGCAGTAAAGGAAGAGAGCATTGTGATCGAGACCAGCGCGGACCGTGTGCGCATCGAATTTGCCAAGTGGGCCATCTCCACGAAGGGTGCTCAGACCACTGAAACTACAAAGTAA
- the proC gene encoding pyrroline-5-carboxylate reductase produces the protein MKDLVLGFIGAGNMNTAILSGVLRKQMFPPERIWLSNRHAEKLSAFSKLGICTTTDNRAVARNADILILGVKPQMFGDVLPELKDLVSEKCVISIAAGISASYLKAELPGAHIIRAMPNTPLMLGVGATAVARAEDVAPELFQTVLELFRAAGVVAVIEESQMDDIINVNGSSPAWFFRLADIMVKRAVSVGIDADTALRLTAATLEGAARMLAESGKTPEELCRQVCSPGGTTLASLSAFEERDFDGLMLDAMDRCTKRSKELGK, from the coding sequence ATGAAAGACTTGGTGCTGGGCTTTATTGGTGCTGGAAACATGAACACTGCGATTCTGAGCGGCGTATTGCGGAAGCAGATGTTTCCACCTGAACGGATCTGGCTCTCCAACCGGCATGCCGAAAAGCTCTCTGCTTTCTCCAAACTGGGAATCTGCACCACGACGGATAACCGCGCGGTTGCCCGGAACGCGGATATTCTGATCCTGGGCGTAAAGCCTCAGATGTTCGGCGATGTGCTCCCCGAGCTGAAGGATCTTGTATCGGAAAAGTGTGTAATCTCTATTGCCGCCGGTATTTCAGCCTCTTATTTGAAGGCTGAGCTCCCCGGCGCTCATATCATCCGCGCCATGCCCAATACTCCGCTGATGCTGGGAGTGGGGGCTACCGCGGTGGCCCGCGCGGAGGACGTCGCACCGGAGCTATTTCAGACGGTACTTGAGCTCTTTCGGGCGGCCGGGGTGGTGGCGGTGATTGAAGAGAGTCAGATGGACGATATCATCAATGTCAACGGCTCCTCCCCGGCTTGGTTTTTTCGCCTTGCAGACATCATGGTAAAACGTGCCGTCTCTGTGGGAATCGATGCAGATACGGCGCTGCGGCTGACGGCGGCGACGTTGGAGGGTGCGGCCCGTATGTTGGCGGAGTCCGGAAAGACGCCGGAAGAGCTTTGTCGTCAGGTCTGTTCTCCTGGCGGTACGACCTTGGCGTCCCTCTCTGCTTTCGAAGAGCGGGACTTTGACGGGCTCATGCTGGACGCGATGGACCGGTGTACAAAGCGGTCGAAGGAACTCGGCAAGTAA
- a CDS encoding enolase C-terminal domain-like protein: protein MYAGPLRKFGIEWLEEPLYGYDFEGLAELRRSTTLNIAGGELNAQVHEYRDMLKHQCFDGCGSVGWLCAK from the coding sequence ATGTATGCAGGGCCTTTAAGGAAATTCGGTATAGAGTGGCTGGAGGAGCCCCTGTACGGTTATGATTTTGAGGGCCTAGCGGAGCTGCGAAGAAGTACAACTCTCAACATTGCCGGCGGAGAACTGAATGCACAGGTACACGAATATAGGGATATGCTCAAGCATCAATGTTTCGATGGATGTGGTTCTGTCGGGTGGCTTTGCGCAAAATAG
- a CDS encoding zinc-ribbon domain containing protein produces the protein MYEDKTLVCKECGQEFVFTAGEQEFYAERGFQNEPQRCKACRDARKQAARGPREYFTATCAACGGEAKVPFEPKSDRPVYCSECFARMREEQGR, from the coding sequence ATGTACGAAGACAAGACACTTGTATGCAAGGAATGCGGCCAGGAGTTCGTGTTCACCGCCGGTGAGCAGGAGTTCTATGCGGAGCGCGGCTTCCAGAACGAGCCTCAGCGCTGCAAGGCCTGCCGTGACGCTCGCAAGCAGGCTGCCCGTGGCCCCCGTGAGTACTTCACCGCCACTTGTGCTGCCTGCGGCGGCGAGGCAAAGGTTCCCTTCGAGCCCAAGTCCGATCGTCCTGTTTACTGCAGCGAGTGCTTCGCTCGCATGCGTGAGGAGCAGGGCCGCTAA
- the glmM gene encoding phosphoglucosamine mutase: MGKLFGTDGIRGVVNAGLDAALAFQVGLATAQVLGEGKPGKKPLVTIGKDTRISSDLLEGALVAGLCSAGADVLHLGVIPTPAVAWITVDQGADAGVVISASHNPFEHNGIKIFNGQGFKLSDELEGKIEDIILSGAEVSLKTGGEIGRVTYAEDRTRDDYIDHLASTVEDGLAGLRILVDCANGAASATAPQLFDRFDDLHCDIINADPDGININTNCGSTHLEGLAAMVKAGGYDLGLAFDGDADRFLAVSEAGIPIDGDQVMAVCGRYLKSRGKLAGDTIVATVMSNIGLHRFAAENNMEVVCTDVGDRNVLERMLENGFSLGGEQSGHMIFLEHATTGDGQLTALQFLNILHQSRQPASKLVADCRQYPQVLVNVAVADNAQKQAVMGSVQLKDAIAAGERALAGNGRILVRPSGTEALIRVMVEAETEGVADSRAQELANLIKKL; encoded by the coding sequence ATGGGTAAACTGTTTGGAACCGACGGCATTCGGGGCGTGGTAAATGCCGGGTTAGATGCCGCGCTGGCTTTTCAGGTGGGCTTGGCCACGGCGCAAGTGCTGGGCGAGGGCAAGCCTGGAAAGAAGCCTTTGGTAACCATCGGAAAAGATACGCGTATCTCCTCTGACCTTTTGGAGGGCGCGCTGGTGGCCGGCCTTTGTTCGGCGGGCGCCGATGTCCTCCATCTGGGCGTCATTCCTACTCCAGCAGTGGCGTGGATCACAGTGGATCAGGGGGCGGATGCAGGCGTAGTTATCTCTGCCTCCCATAATCCCTTTGAACACAACGGCATTAAGATTTTTAACGGTCAGGGCTTTAAGCTCTCCGACGAGCTGGAGGGGAAAATTGAGGATATCATTCTCTCCGGCGCGGAGGTTTCCCTCAAAACGGGCGGAGAGATCGGACGTGTGACTTATGCGGAAGACCGGACGCGGGACGACTATATTGATCATTTGGCGTCCACAGTAGAGGACGGCCTGGCCGGACTTCGCATCCTTGTCGACTGCGCCAATGGCGCTGCCTCTGCGACGGCGCCTCAGCTCTTTGACCGCTTTGATGATCTTCACTGTGACATCATCAATGCCGATCCCGATGGCATCAACATCAATACAAACTGTGGCTCCACTCACTTGGAGGGGTTGGCGGCTATGGTAAAGGCAGGAGGCTACGACTTGGGTTTGGCCTTTGATGGGGATGCAGACCGGTTTTTGGCCGTCAGTGAAGCGGGCATACCCATTGACGGCGATCAGGTTATGGCCGTCTGCGGTCGCTATCTGAAAAGCCGGGGAAAACTGGCGGGAGACACCATTGTTGCCACAGTTATGTCCAACATAGGGCTCCACCGTTTTGCAGCGGAAAATAATATGGAAGTGGTCTGTACCGACGTAGGAGATCGAAATGTGTTGGAGCGGATGCTGGAGAATGGCTTTTCGCTCGGCGGCGAACAGTCCGGCCACATGATTTTTCTGGAGCACGCCACCACCGGTGACGGACAGCTTACGGCGCTCCAGTTTCTGAATATTCTTCATCAGTCCCGTCAGCCGGCTTCCAAGCTTGTTGCGGACTGTCGGCAGTATCCCCAGGTGCTAGTAAATGTAGCGGTTGCGGATAATGCCCAGAAGCAGGCGGTCATGGGCTCTGTACAACTGAAGGACGCGATCGCGGCTGGAGAGAGGGCACTGGCCGGGAATGGCCGCATCCTGGTACGCCCCTCCGGCACGGAGGCTCTGATCCGGGTCATGGTGGAAGCTGAAACGGAAGGAGTCGCCGACAGCCGTGCACAGGAACTGGCAAATCTCATAAAAAAGCTTTGA
- a CDS encoding sigma-70 family RNA polymerase sigma factor, whose amino-acid sequence MKPAEETPNSLTDEILCLQAASGDRIAEETLVMRYNRLVRICARPYFLAGGDSEDLIQEGMVGLLNAIREYVPQKGTAFRTYAEICIRNRILSAIRAASRDKHTPLNHYVSFEPPLLDGIADSYPFNASRQPLQNPEDMLISREERRERLGTLKGQLSGLEANILELYLRGYSYVEIAEQVNRSPKAVDNAVQRIRRKVARHLFSGDFSES is encoded by the coding sequence ATGAAGCCAGCAGAAGAAACCCCCAATTCGCTCACCGACGAGATCCTGTGTTTGCAAGCCGCATCAGGCGACCGCATCGCAGAAGAGACTCTTGTGATGCGGTATAATCGTCTGGTGCGTATTTGTGCCCGCCCTTATTTTCTCGCAGGGGGCGACAGCGAAGATTTGATTCAGGAGGGCATGGTGGGGCTGCTGAATGCCATCCGGGAGTATGTACCCCAAAAGGGTACGGCCTTTCGGACTTATGCTGAGATATGTATCCGCAATCGTATCCTGTCCGCCATCCGGGCGGCATCTAGAGATAAGCACACTCCGCTCAACCACTATGTCTCTTTCGAACCCCCTCTTTTAGATGGGATTGCCGACAGTTATCCATTCAACGCGTCCCGGCAGCCGCTTCAAAATCCTGAAGATATGTTGATCAGCAGGGAGGAGCGCCGGGAACGTCTTGGAACGCTCAAGGGACAGTTATCCGGGTTAGAGGCCAATATCCTGGAACTCTATCTCCGCGGGTATTCTTATGTGGAGATTGCAGAACAGGTAAACCGTTCCCCGAAAGCGGTGGACAACGCCGTGCAGCGCATCCGGCGCAAAGTAGCGCGGCACCTTTTTTCCGGCGATTTCAGCGAGAGCTGA
- the ruvA gene encoding Holliday junction branch migration protein RuvA, giving the protein MFYYVKGPVAHIAPYLAVIDCGGVGYACHTTANTLSYLKKGEVAKLYTYLHVREELFDLYGFSTEEERSCFELLIGVSGVGPKAALSILSATSPEGLAMSIITGDEKALTVAQGIGKKIAQRIILELKDKLAKGQLGTSAGGEQYGETGVTIIPENKSTEAAAALAVLGYSQAEIAVALKGVDMESQKLEEIIRQALKRMVK; this is encoded by the coding sequence ATGTTTTATTATGTGAAGGGCCCTGTCGCCCATATTGCGCCCTACCTGGCCGTTATAGATTGCGGCGGGGTCGGTTATGCCTGCCATACCACCGCCAACACGCTTTCTTATTTGAAAAAGGGCGAGGTGGCAAAGCTGTATACCTATCTCCACGTGCGCGAGGAATTGTTTGATCTCTATGGTTTTTCCACAGAAGAGGAGCGCAGTTGCTTTGAACTCTTGATCGGGGTATCCGGCGTGGGACCCAAGGCGGCGCTCTCCATTTTGTCCGCCACGTCACCAGAGGGGCTTGCCATGAGCATCATCACAGGGGACGAGAAGGCCCTTACGGTCGCTCAGGGTATCGGCAAAAAAATTGCCCAGCGTATCATTCTGGAGCTCAAGGATAAGCTGGCGAAAGGCCAGCTCGGTACATCAGCGGGCGGCGAACAGTACGGGGAAACCGGGGTCACGATCATTCCGGAAAATAAATCTACTGAGGCCGCCGCCGCCTTGGCTGTGTTGGGCTACAGTCAGGCTGAAATTGCCGTCGCCCTGAAGGGAGTCGATATGGAGTCCCAAAAGTTGGAGGAAATCATTCGTCAGGCCCTCAAAAGGATGGTCAAATAA
- the queA gene encoding tRNA preQ1(34) S-adenosylmethionine ribosyltransferase-isomerase QueA — translation MKTSDFYYDLPQELVAQTPLERRDGSRLMVLDKKTGATAHRHFYDIPTLLRPGDCLVLNDSRVLPARLLGHREPTGGAVEVLLLTDRGDKVWECLVRPGKKVRPGARLSFGDGLLTAEVVETLEGGNRLIRFDYDGIFLEILERLGKMPLPPYIKEELSDPERYQTVYSKEVGSAAAPTAGLHFTRELLEQIQTMGVNLAYVTLHVGLGTFRPVKEEEITDHEMHAEYCAISRETADLINRTKKNGGRIICVGTTSCRTIESWAAEDGTLREAAGWTSIYIYPGYRFKVLDGLITNFHLPESTLVMLVSALAGREHILAAYEEAVREKYRFFSFGDAMFIG, via the coding sequence TTGAAAACATCGGATTTCTATTATGATCTGCCTCAGGAGCTCGTTGCTCAGACGCCGCTTGAACGGCGGGATGGCTCCCGGCTGATGGTACTGGACAAAAAGACTGGCGCGACAGCGCATCGTCACTTTTATGACATCCCCACGTTGCTGAGGCCGGGAGACTGTTTGGTGCTCAACGACTCCAGAGTTCTGCCCGCGCGGCTTTTGGGCCACCGTGAGCCCACAGGGGGAGCGGTGGAGGTCCTCCTGCTCACTGACAGGGGGGATAAGGTTTGGGAGTGCCTGGTGCGGCCCGGTAAAAAGGTGCGGCCCGGGGCGCGTCTGTCATTTGGGGATGGACTGCTCACCGCTGAAGTCGTGGAGACATTGGAGGGGGGGAACCGTCTGATCCGCTTTGATTATGACGGGATCTTTCTGGAGATCTTGGAGCGGCTCGGCAAGATGCCCTTGCCGCCCTATATCAAGGAAGAACTCAGTGATCCCGAGCGGTATCAGACTGTCTATTCCAAAGAGGTGGGTTCGGCTGCAGCCCCTACCGCAGGACTTCACTTTACGCGGGAACTGCTGGAGCAGATACAGACCATGGGCGTAAATCTGGCCTATGTAACGCTCCACGTGGGATTGGGGACCTTCCGTCCGGTCAAGGAAGAGGAGATCACCGACCATGAGATGCATGCGGAGTACTGTGCAATCTCCCGTGAGACGGCAGACCTCATCAATCGTACAAAGAAAAATGGGGGTAGGATCATCTGTGTGGGAACCACGTCCTGCCGCACCATAGAGTCCTGGGCGGCAGAGGACGGTACCCTGAGGGAAGCTGCGGGGTGGACGAGCATTTATATTTATCCCGGATACCGCTTCAAGGTGCTGGACGGCCTGATCACCAATTTCCATTTGCCGGAATCCACACTGGTCATGTTGGTCTCTGCACTGGCGGGGCGGGAGCATATCCTGGCTGCCTATGAGGAGGCGGTGCGAGAGAAATATCGCTTTTTTTCCTTTGGGGATGCAATGTTTATCGGCTAG
- a CDS encoding tRNA (adenine(22)-N(1))-methyltransferase, protein MSPRLLAIAHQVPMGAHFADIGTDHARLPVWLLEHGRIPSAIAADLKEGPLSRARQTAARHDLTERISFRLGDGLTPLGPEEADAVAIAGMGGETIASILGNAPWASGGTCLFYLQPMTSVPDLRRWLWRNGFVIEREELVREDKLYVVITARGGEMAPLTPAEEWCGKQDRDMTSPYRGEYLSMMLSRAERALEGLGCSARLKDQERAKRWRGLVSELKQMKEEWIAWQR, encoded by the coding sequence TTGTCCCCCAGACTGCTGGCAATTGCCCACCAGGTTCCGATGGGTGCGCATTTTGCCGATATCGGTACAGACCATGCCAGGCTGCCGGTCTGGCTGCTGGAACACGGAAGGATCCCCAGCGCCATTGCGGCCGACTTGAAGGAAGGACCGCTTTCGCGTGCGCGCCAGACTGCTGCGCGTCATGATCTGACAGAGCGTATTTCATTCCGTTTGGGAGATGGATTGACGCCCCTGGGACCTGAGGAGGCCGATGCCGTAGCAATCGCGGGTATGGGTGGTGAGACCATTGCCTCTATTTTGGGGAATGCTCCATGGGCATCCGGGGGGACCTGCCTTTTTTACCTCCAACCAATGACTTCAGTGCCTGATCTGCGGCGGTGGCTATGGCGGAATGGTTTTGTCATCGAACGGGAGGAATTGGTCCGTGAAGACAAGCTCTATGTGGTGATCACAGCTCGTGGAGGAGAGATGGCGCCGCTGACGCCCGCAGAAGAATGGTGTGGGAAACAGGACCGCGACATGACGTCACCTTACAGAGGGGAGTATCTGTCGATGATGCTTTCCAGAGCCGAACGGGCCCTGGAAGGTTTGGGATGTTCTGCGCGTTTGAAGGACCAGGAGAGAGCAAAGCGTTGGAGAGGTCTTGTTTCGGAATTAAAACAGATGAAGGAGGAATGGATAGCATGGCAACGGTGA
- the ruvC gene encoding crossover junction endodeoxyribonuclease RuvC, whose translation MIILGIDPGFAIVGFAILEANHGKQRLIQCGAITTQAGLPLPARLLQIEQDMDELIAVFHPEAMAVEELFFNNNVTTGIGVAQARGVILTAAERAGVSIYEYTPSQVKQAVVGYGKAEKRQVMDMTKRILNLRTVPKPDDAADAVAIALCHARSHASLLASLDPATPGSGRYEVRKK comes from the coding sequence ATGATCATTTTAGGCATCGATCCCGGCTTTGCCATTGTCGGTTTTGCCATTTTGGAGGCGAATCACGGGAAACAGCGACTAATCCAATGCGGTGCCATCACTACCCAGGCAGGGCTCCCGCTGCCGGCGCGACTGCTCCAGATTGAGCAGGATATGGATGAACTCATCGCTGTATTTCATCCGGAGGCGATGGCTGTAGAGGAGCTTTTTTTCAACAATAATGTGACCACCGGCATCGGTGTGGCGCAGGCGCGTGGTGTTATTCTGACGGCGGCCGAACGAGCCGGAGTCTCTATTTATGAATATACGCCCTCCCAGGTCAAGCAGGCTGTGGTCGGCTATGGCAAGGCGGAAAAACGTCAGGTCATGGATATGACCAAACGGATATTGAATCTCAGGACAGTACCAAAGCCGGACGATGCCGCAGACGCTGTGGCGATCGCCCTCTGTCACGCCCGCTCGCACGCCTCTCTGCTTGCCTCCCTAGACCCAGCCACACCCGGCAGCGGACGCTATGAAGTGCGAAAGAAGTAG
- the ruvB gene encoding Holliday junction branch migration DNA helicase RuvB — protein MSIDFSSDGGFETEEPLVATSLLREDEGEYSLRPQTLSEYIGQQKAKGNLSIFIEAAKMRKEPLDHVLLHGPPGLGKTTLSGIIANEMGVNIRITSGPAIEKPGDLAALLTNLNENDILFVDEIHRLNRSVEEILYPAMEDYAIDIIVGKGPSANSIRLDLPKFTLIGATTRAGQLSAPLRDRFGVTLRLELYTPEELCLIVTRSAGILGVPIEEDGALEIAKRSRGTPRIANRMLRRVRDFAQVKAGGVITRRVADEALSALEVDYLGLDAVDRRMLHSIIENYGGGPVGLDTLAATINEESVTLEDVYEPYLMQMGFLTRTPRGRCVTRKAYEHLGLSYFGQEQLEF, from the coding sequence ATGAGCATCGACTTTTCCAGTGACGGTGGTTTTGAGACGGAGGAGCCCTTGGTCGCGACTTCGCTGCTGAGGGAAGATGAGGGGGAATATTCCCTGCGTCCCCAAACGCTCAGTGAGTATATTGGACAGCAGAAGGCAAAAGGGAACCTGTCCATCTTCATCGAGGCCGCCAAAATGCGTAAGGAACCCCTGGATCATGTCTTGCTTCACGGCCCCCCGGGGCTGGGAAAGACGACACTCAGCGGCATCATTGCCAACGAGATGGGTGTCAATATCCGGATCACCTCTGGACCGGCGATCGAAAAACCCGGTGATCTGGCCGCTCTGCTCACCAATCTCAATGAAAATGATATCTTATTTGTAGACGAGATCCACCGCCTCAACCGCTCTGTGGAGGAGATCCTGTATCCGGCGATGGAGGATTACGCTATTGATATTATCGTCGGCAAAGGCCCCTCGGCCAATTCGATCCGGTTGGATCTGCCCAAGTTTACGCTGATTGGGGCCACGACCCGCGCCGGGCAGCTCTCCGCCCCTCTCCGGGATCGTTTCGGCGTTACGCTCCGGTTGGAGCTCTACACCCCGGAGGAACTGTGCCTGATCGTCACACGTTCTGCCGGTATTCTGGGGGTACCTATCGAGGAGGACGGCGCTCTGGAGATCGCCAAACGCTCCCGCGGTACTCCTCGGATCGCCAACCGGATGCTTCGCCGTGTCCGTGATTTCGCTCAGGTCAAGGCTGGGGGCGTGATCACCAGAAGGGTGGCTGACGAAGCGCTCAGCGCCCTGGAGGTGGACTATTTGGGATTGGATGCCGTGGATCGCCGGATGCTTCACAGCATCATTGAAAATTACGGCGGGGGGCCGGTAGGGCTGGACACTCTGGCGGCCACCATCAATGAGGAGTCCGTCACTTTGGAAGATGTCTATGAGCCCTATCTCATGCAGATGGGCTTTCTCACCCGCACGCCCAGGGGGCGCTGTGTGACCAGAAAGGCGTATGAACATTTGGGCTTGTCCTATTTCGGACAGGAACAGCTCGAATTTTAA
- a CDS encoding TIGR04086 family membrane protein, whose translation MRKTEEDQGAKLVRAMTGVLLGGGLALVVCLVFLLICSVGISGGWVEEDLMYQLSVVGCVIGGFSGGIFAVRHSGARALIVGLASGGVFFLLILTAGVLLFEDMSIEAGGLGLLSGALCGGAAAGILGTRPKKKKRRK comes from the coding sequence ATGCGTAAGACAGAGGAGGACCAGGGGGCGAAGCTGGTACGGGCTATGACCGGCGTGCTGCTGGGCGGCGGCCTTGCGCTGGTAGTATGCCTGGTATTCCTGCTGATTTGCTCTGTGGGGATTTCTGGAGGCTGGGTGGAGGAGGACCTCATGTACCAGCTCTCAGTCGTAGGTTGCGTCATAGGGGGATTTTCCGGCGGAATTTTTGCCGTGCGACACAGCGGCGCACGGGCTCTGATTGTAGGGCTTGCCTCGGGGGGAGTCTTTTTCCTATTGATTCTTACTGCGGGGGTATTGCTGTTTGAGGACATGTCGATAGAAGCCGGGGGACTGGGCCTCTTGTCCGGAGCGCTCTGCGGCGGCGCGGCGGCAGGGATTTTAGGGACCAGGCCCAAAAAGAAGAAGCGTAGAAAATAA